A window of the Thalassospira indica genome harbors these coding sequences:
- a CDS encoding patatin-like phospholipase family protein produces the protein MEKIKRAIFLSGGGPAVGLSIGVLKRLQQEPDIKFDIWSSACIGAWLSVAWHQADEGQELDQTIAFFRKIFRPASVYERFPIASAFAPDFFSDFTNKLNYFFNPNSYQGLIVPDAIGEAVEHVQHFMGNPKYWTPHNFNDVLLNGFLAANPLSRLLVGSIYQTQTKGLAKIYSPDSMFLDRLNFDRLYQPDKPAMFHNAYNLSKQRLELFTNKPDHYDLPQMNAQTLCACSALPFIEEPVEINGDTYCEGATVDTVNFFDFLRLHPDVDEVWVSRILDLKQVRQPENLYDALNNLIMLFAASASEDAVAAFKREVAESGRKIDIVEIPVSPHINYDWTWENLDRGIEDGFDSTDHMIADYRQRKRQEKSVKSLREGAMRILPEFQSRFPRFV, from the coding sequence GTGGAAAAGATCAAACGAGCTATCTTTCTGTCAGGCGGCGGGCCTGCTGTTGGCTTAAGCATCGGGGTGCTTAAGCGTCTGCAGCAGGAACCGGATATAAAATTTGATATCTGGTCGTCTGCCTGTATCGGCGCTTGGCTCTCGGTTGCCTGGCATCAGGCCGACGAGGGTCAGGAACTTGACCAGACCATCGCCTTCTTTCGTAAAATTTTCCGACCTGCAAGTGTCTATGAACGGTTCCCGATTGCATCGGCCTTTGCACCGGACTTCTTTTCTGATTTCACCAACAAACTCAATTACTTCTTTAACCCCAACAGCTATCAAGGGCTGATCGTGCCGGACGCCATCGGCGAGGCCGTTGAACATGTGCAGCATTTCATGGGCAATCCGAAATACTGGACGCCGCACAATTTCAACGATGTTTTGCTAAACGGTTTTCTGGCGGCAAATCCCCTGTCGCGTCTTCTGGTCGGATCGATCTATCAGACCCAGACCAAGGGACTGGCCAAGATCTATTCACCAGACAGCATGTTTTTGGACCGGCTGAACTTTGATCGGCTGTATCAGCCCGACAAGCCGGCCATGTTCCACAACGCCTATAACCTTTCCAAGCAGCGGCTTGAACTTTTCACCAACAAACCCGATCACTACGACTTGCCACAGATGAACGCGCAGACGCTGTGTGCCTGTTCTGCCTTGCCGTTTATCGAAGAGCCGGTCGAAATCAACGGCGATACCTATTGTGAGGGGGCGACTGTTGATACGGTCAACTTCTTTGACTTCCTGCGCCTGCATCCGGATGTCGATGAGGTGTGGGTCAGCCGTATTCTTGATCTTAAGCAGGTGCGTCAGCCTGAAAACCTTTATGACGCACTGAATAACCTGATCATGCTGTTTGCCGCATCGGCCAGCGAAGATGCTGTTGCAGCCTTCAAACGTGAAGTCGCCGAAAGTGGCCGCAAGATCGATATCGTTGAAATCCCGGTTTCGCCGCACATCAACTATGACTGGACGTGGGAAAACCTTGATCGCGGGATCGAGGATGGCTTTGATTCAACCGATCACATGATTGCGGATTACCGCCAACGCAAACGTCAGGAAAAGTCTGTTAAAAGTTTGCGCGAAGGGGCGATGCGCATTCTGCCTGAATTCCAAAGCCGCTTTCCGCGCTTTGTGTGA